In Acidianus brierleyi, one genomic interval encodes:
- a CDS encoding MFS transporter, protein MNKSFPIISAIIIIGITFSLRASNNMIITTLPLIARYDFHFSSILIGVVSSLAAIFAFISSGLVNSKLKSKLRRRFFVLFSIFYAIIFPLFYFSNPFNIWFFASFLGFSMGLIMPNIMTYAGLFPDQRTRERMLSLYTLALSTSLILGPLIESVVLLKFTLFQAFLFFSLFAILVAIFSFFIKFPNDAPENGIKTTPVWKNPGFELSIALNLMYGIPFGMLTTFGGIFAVESFKASYSLATALFGIFFATSFLGRLILTVIPPRNLWTPIWVAASLTVIGLLLVFISPSLMFYILALVILGIPHGLTYPISLISISRSFSVEERNIANSYFSAIMMGFSSFIPIIISSIVNFFGIRDSFALLIPVALAFILFVIRIFLKQKI, encoded by the coding sequence ATGAACAAGAGTTTTCCTATAATTTCCGCAATAATAATTATAGGGATTACATTTTCATTACGTGCTTCGAACAATATGATTATAACAACTTTACCATTAATAGCAAGGTATGATTTTCACTTTTCTAGTATATTGATAGGAGTAGTTTCATCTTTAGCTGCTATTTTTGCTTTTATTTCAAGCGGACTAGTTAATTCTAAATTAAAGTCTAAATTACGAAGAAGATTTTTTGTTTTATTTTCAATTTTCTATGCTATAATATTTCCATTATTTTATTTCTCTAATCCGTTTAATATATGGTTTTTTGCTTCATTCTTAGGTTTTTCTATGGGTCTTATAATGCCCAATATCATGACATATGCGGGATTATTTCCAGATCAAAGAACTAGAGAAAGAATGCTTTCTCTTTATACGTTAGCACTGAGTACTTCATTAATCCTTGGACCTTTAATTGAATCTGTTGTTCTCTTAAAATTTACACTATTTCAAGCTTTTCTTTTCTTTTCCCTATTTGCTATATTAGTAGCTATTTTCTCTTTTTTTATTAAATTCCCTAACGATGCTCCAGAAAATGGGATTAAAACCACTCCTGTATGGAAAAACCCTGGATTCGAATTATCTATAGCATTAAATTTAATGTATGGTATACCGTTCGGTATGTTAACTACTTTTGGAGGAATATTTGCTGTAGAAAGCTTTAAGGCGTCTTATTCGTTAGCTACAGCTCTCTTTGGAATATTTTTTGCAACTTCTTTTCTAGGAAGGTTAATATTAACAGTAATACCACCAAGAAATCTTTGGACGCCAATATGGGTAGCCGCATCGTTAACTGTTATAGGACTTTTACTAGTATTTATATCTCCTAGTCTAATGTTTTACATACTTGCTCTAGTAATTCTTGGAATTCCTCATGGTCTTACATATCCAATTTCCCTAATTTCTATATCTAGAAGTTTTTCCGTAGAAGAACGAAATATTGCTAATAGTTATTTTTCTGCAATTATGATGGGATTTTCATCTTTTATACCCATAATAATTTCTTCAATAGTTAATTTCTTCGGAATAAGAGATTCCTTTGCTCTTCTAATTCCAGTGGCTTTAGCATTTATCTTGTTTGTTATAAGAATTTTCTTAAAACAGAAAATATGA
- a CDS encoding ABC transporter permease, whose product MEKIIFYEIKRAIARKKVISLIGITLVFEVGTYLALSEVKTPKIEHLLAPISPLLWLAGVLLPQSLLLHFITISISSGSLSEEYEQGTVDFFLTKPITRFQFTLGKLLGGYILVSLIYLFMVTLALVFSFSFFGAQKFLGYLPELISTVLFSALTFYSIAFMIGELLRRSSLAFLIASSILIGSILIGAVLVFVAKLTGIFLFKAIAISLPSWGATELPFLYAQTIPGASLIVQALEIFPAIPGTQIDAIAYVILYSGISLVIAFLSFINRDIPKRVS is encoded by the coding sequence ATTGAGAAAATAATTTTCTATGAAATTAAGAGAGCTATAGCTAGAAAAAAAGTAATTAGTTTAATAGGCATAACATTAGTTTTTGAGGTAGGAACATATTTGGCATTATCTGAAGTAAAAACTCCTAAAATAGAACATTTATTGGCACCTATTTCTCCACTTTTATGGCTAGCAGGTGTCCTTTTACCTCAGAGTTTACTTCTACATTTTATAACTATATCCATATCTTCAGGTTCATTATCAGAAGAATATGAGCAAGGTACTGTTGATTTCTTTCTAACTAAACCTATAACAAGATTTCAATTTACACTTGGAAAACTTCTAGGAGGATATATCCTTGTGTCACTTATTTACTTATTTATGGTTACTTTAGCGCTTGTGTTCTCCTTTTCTTTCTTTGGTGCTCAAAAATTTCTTGGATATCTGCCAGAATTAATATCTACAGTTCTTTTCTCTGCTTTAACTTTCTATTCAATAGCTTTTATGATAGGTGAATTACTAAGAAGAAGCAGTTTAGCCTTCCTTATAGCCAGTTCAATTCTTATAGGTTCAATTCTTATAGGTGCAGTATTAGTATTTGTAGCTAAACTAACTGGGATTTTTCTTTTCAAAGCTATAGCAATATCATTACCCTCTTGGGGAGCAACAGAACTTCCTTTTCTTTACGCTCAAACAATTCCTGGAGCATCATTAATAGTGCAAGCCTTAGAAATATTTCCAGCAATACCAGGAACACAAATAGATGCTATAGCTTATGTTATACTTTACTCTGGCATTTCTTTGGTTATAGCTTTCCTTAGTTTTATTAATAGAGACATTCCTAAGCGTGTAAGTTAA
- a CDS encoding ABC transporter ATP-binding protein has translation MSVRAEEVEKFYGNKHALRGVSLEAENGRITSILGPNGAGKTTLIRIIMGLIFPSRGKVEVLNKDPFKNKKIFKEIGYVQELPNLPPFMTGKELLEMSCRIKGIDKSEIKRVLEIVGMEDSANKKIAKYSKGMTQRIAIAEAILGNPELLIMDEPNIGTDPSLNYNMREMLKEMRKDGKSILMTSHVLDDVKKVSDDVYLIFNGKVFFHGSPEDLIKKFLGVIVIVESDDKESIKSVIKDLDYITNIKFDNKRIILKLKEDRREDLIHYLVTSGIKIRSFYLDDELEEAYLMAIKEASKSD, from the coding sequence GTGTCAGTAAGAGCTGAAGAGGTAGAGAAATTTTATGGTAATAAGCATGCTTTGAGAGGAGTATCTCTCGAAGCTGAAAATGGTAGAATTACATCAATATTAGGCCCTAATGGTGCTGGAAAAACTACCTTAATTAGAATTATAATGGGATTAATTTTCCCCAGTAGAGGAAAAGTTGAAGTTCTTAATAAAGATCCATTTAAAAATAAGAAAATATTTAAAGAAATAGGCTATGTTCAAGAACTACCAAATCTTCCTCCATTTATGACTGGAAAAGAATTACTCGAAATGAGTTGTAGAATTAAAGGAATTGATAAAAGTGAGATTAAAAGAGTTTTAGAAATCGTAGGTATGGAAGATAGCGCAAATAAAAAGATAGCTAAATATAGTAAAGGTATGACTCAAAGAATTGCAATAGCAGAAGCAATTCTTGGAAATCCTGAGTTATTGATAATGGATGAACCAAATATAGGGACAGATCCATCTTTGAATTATAATATGAGGGAAATGCTTAAGGAAATGAGGAAGGATGGCAAAAGTATACTAATGACTTCTCATGTTCTTGATGATGTAAAGAAAGTTTCAGACGATGTTTATCTTATTTTTAATGGAAAAGTATTCTTTCATGGGTCTCCAGAAGATTTAATTAAAAAATTTTTAGGAGTTATAGTAATAGTTGAGAGTGACGATAAAGAGAGTATAAAATCTGTAATAAAAGATTTAGATTATATAACTAATATCAAATTCGATAATAAGAGGATAATATTGAAATTAAAAGAGGATAGAAGAGAGGACTTAATTCATTATCTAGTAACATCTGGAATAAAAATAAGGTCGTTCTATTTAGATGACGAATTAGAGGAAGCCTATTTAATGGCAATAAAGGAGGCAAGTAAAAGTGATTGA
- a CDS encoding DUF3800 domain-containing protein: protein MKKYYVYVDESYKENIFALSVIWVKNPAEADRIKADAVRKINKKYHFHFKNDKYNIRRIFLLAILNSKINFGIILFNKIPRCCKDYARYYIAEVINNSPFDENSQLIITIKGIEDWINRKKCNIYDESINFVQKRIFYRIKYNDRSGLEIADYIASVYVYCIFNNFDLCKSIKEKIRFKVNENI from the coding sequence ATGAAAAAGTACTATGTTTATGTGGACGAATCCTATAAGGAGAATATATTCGCTCTATCAGTAATTTGGGTTAAAAATCCTGCAGAAGCAGACAGAATAAAGGCCGATGCAGTTAGGAAGATTAACAAGAAATATCATTTTCATTTTAAAAATGATAAATATAATATAAGGAGGATATTTCTTCTAGCTATCTTGAATTCTAAGATAAATTTTGGTATAATTTTGTTCAATAAGATACCAAGATGTTGTAAAGATTATGCAAGATATTATATAGCAGAAGTTATAAATAATTCTCCGTTTGATGAAAACTCACAATTGATAATAACTATAAAAGGAATAGAAGACTGGATAAACAGGAAAAAATGTAATATTTATGACGAATCCATTAATTTCGTTCAAAAAAGAATATTTTATAGAATAAAATATAATGATAGATCAGGATTGGAAATAGCAGATTATATTGCCTCAGTATATGTTTATTGTATATTTAATAATTTTGATTTATGCAAATCCATAAAGGAAAAGATAAGATTTAAAGTAAATGAGAATATTTAA
- a CDS encoding tetratricopeptide repeat protein yields MFKKSAIYRHITRALELFNSHKYDLALKEIDKALEIDDKDYDLHVLKSIIFLNLAQYNEALNEINIALLIDNSPFAYATKSFILTEQGNLRDALSILDNIEDLEEYEEIILQKASLLILMDRIKEALALIKNMNSTSAHYIRSYVYYKLKDYEKSLNEIDVIEENTVIKNLYKYIINIKQEKLYNIDYSSIENNNSLIMFLFEYLNGIYSLKYNKYNEAITYFNRALKYNEDIILRSIIENINSINFDLDHKIKFYTFKHGSIVSEYIIYEPYTLIKINEQIHNKKYRLVHTIRSTFIPSIY; encoded by the coding sequence ATGTTTAAAAAATCTGCTATTTATAGGCATATCACAAGAGCTCTAGAATTATTTAATTCACATAAGTACGATCTAGCATTAAAGGAGATAGATAAAGCACTAGAAATTGATGATAAAGACTATGACTTACATGTCTTAAAATCTATAATATTTTTAAATCTAGCGCAATATAATGAAGCTTTAAATGAAATTAATATAGCGCTCTTAATTGATAATTCTCCATTTGCATACGCTACTAAATCATTTATACTTACTGAACAAGGAAATCTAAGAGATGCTCTTAGCATACTAGATAACATAGAAGATTTAGAGGAATATGAAGAAATAATTTTACAAAAAGCATCTCTTTTAATTTTAATGGATAGAATAAAGGAAGCTTTAGCATTAATTAAAAACATGAATTCAACATCCGCGCATTACATTAGATCATATGTGTATTATAAATTGAAAGATTATGAAAAATCTTTAAATGAGATAGACGTTATTGAAGAAAATACAGTAATTAAGAATCTTTATAAATATATCATAAATATTAAGCAGGAAAAACTGTATAACATAGATTATAGTTCTATTGAAAACAATAATTCTCTTATTATGTTTCTATTTGAATATCTTAATGGGATATATTCATTAAAATATAACAAATATAATGAAGCTATAACGTATTTTAATAGAGCCCTTAAATATAATGAAGATATTATACTAAGATCTATTATAGAAAACATAAATTCAATAAATTTTGACTTAGATCACAAAATAAAATTCTATACGTTTAAGCACGGAAGCATAGTATCAGAATATATAATTTATGAACCTTATACATTAATAAAAATAAATGAACAAATTCATAACAAAAAATATAGACTAGTGCATACAATTAGGTCAACTTTTATTCCTTCTATTTATTAA
- a CDS encoding S9 family peptidase, with amino-acid sequence MQYQDLFKIKPITNYDVKDGRVAFIREEDIPRAYILGEGRIDSNFYAEEVSWINEKKLAVVGDPKGSEKREIYIFEGSLSPILKDEYDNVNPWFITDDKFYFLSNRESNTIHLFLYEGGEINRLSEGNIPVDSFCVSEDGKKVAYSQGIYDQDLHILEVDKWREEIVSLSQSEEFPASSQCFTRDGILFISNKNNYFDIGIFNNGDIKWLKTSNHEKYEALYFNDKLVYIEDNFGDFNIIKDDKIIVSEGYNRNLYVDGNYLYYLGSNYDRFSDLYRVDKDGNIERLTNSMEGISGNFVRPKKVEYKSFDGVNIPSLLYSKGNETKGVVYIHGGPDWECVNTFSPTIQFLVDAGFKVICPNYRGSTGYGRKFNHLNDKDLGGGDLKDVIHAAKFLNLNKIAVTGASYGGYLTMMAVTKYPDIWCSAVAVVPFVNWFTERQFEREFLQQYDEIKMGNDHNLLVDRSPIFFIDNIKTPLMILAGEYDPRCPAEETEQVVKKLKEKGVEIEYKIYENEGHGFAKIENYVDSIRNTVEFIKKCK; translated from the coding sequence ATGCAATACCAAGACTTGTTTAAGATAAAGCCAATAACTAATTATGATGTAAAAGACGGTAGAGTAGCTTTCATTAGAGAAGAAGATATTCCTAGAGCTTACATATTAGGAGAAGGAAGGATAGACTCTAATTTTTACGCTGAGGAGGTCTCTTGGATAAATGAAAAGAAGTTAGCTGTTGTAGGCGATCCTAAAGGGAGTGAGAAGAGAGAGATTTATATCTTTGAAGGATCTCTTTCTCCTATACTTAAGGATGAGTACGATAACGTAAATCCTTGGTTTATAACTGATGATAAATTTTATTTTTTATCTAATAGAGAAAGTAATACTATACATCTTTTCTTATACGAAGGTGGAGAGATTAATAGACTTAGTGAAGGAAATATACCTGTAGATTCATTTTGTGTTTCTGAAGACGGAAAAAAGGTAGCATATTCTCAAGGTATATACGATCAAGATCTTCATATACTCGAGGTAGATAAATGGAGAGAAGAAATAGTATCTTTATCGCAGTCTGAGGAATTTCCTGCATCTTCCCAATGTTTCACACGCGATGGAATTCTATTTATAAGTAATAAGAATAATTATTTTGATATAGGGATATTTAATAATGGAGATATAAAATGGTTAAAAACTTCTAATCATGAGAAATACGAAGCTTTATACTTTAATGATAAATTAGTGTATATAGAAGATAATTTTGGAGATTTCAATATTATTAAGGATGATAAAATAATAGTAAGTGAAGGTTACAATAGAAACTTATATGTCGACGGAAACTATTTATATTATTTAGGTTCAAATTATGATAGATTTTCTGACTTATATAGAGTAGATAAAGACGGAAATATAGAAAGATTAACAAATTCTATGGAAGGAATAAGCGGAAATTTCGTAAGGCCTAAAAAAGTTGAGTACAAATCTTTTGATGGAGTAAATATACCATCATTGCTTTATTCTAAAGGTAATGAAACTAAAGGTGTAGTTTACATTCATGGAGGACCAGATTGGGAATGTGTAAATACTTTTAGTCCTACGATTCAGTTTTTAGTAGATGCTGGATTTAAAGTGATATGCCCTAATTATAGAGGTTCTACGGGATATGGAAGAAAATTCAATCATTTAAATGATAAAGACTTAGGAGGAGGAGACTTAAAAGACGTTATACATGCTGCAAAATTTTTGAATTTAAATAAAATAGCAGTTACTGGTGCTAGCTATGGTGGATATTTAACAATGATGGCTGTTACAAAATATCCGGATATATGGTGCAGCGCCGTAGCCGTAGTTCCTTTCGTCAATTGGTTTACTGAAAGGCAATTTGAAAGAGAATTTCTTCAACAGTACGACGAAATAAAAATGGGGAATGACCATAACCTATTGGTTGATAGATCTCCAATTTTCTTTATCGATAATATAAAAACTCCTCTAATGATACTTGCGGGAGAATATGATCCTAGATGTCCTGCCGAGGAAACTGAACAAGTAGTAAAGAAATTGAAAGAAAAGGGAGTAGAAATAGAATATAAGATATATGAGAATGAAGGTCATGGATTTGCTAAGATAGAAAATTATGTTGACTCTATAAGAAATACAGTAGAATTTATAAAGAAATGCAAATAA